Below is a genomic region from Salinirussus salinus.
CGCCGGTGCGGTCCTGTTCGACGGTGTCGGGTTCACCGACGCCGGCTACGTCTCCGTGGAGGCCAACGACTACACCGCCCAGATCCGCCCGGACACGATGGAAAACGACGGGGAGGTCGTCTACGACGCGGACGTCTCGCTGAACGGCGGGACCGTCTACACCGCCTTCGCCTCTGGCTACCTCTCGCCCGACGACGAGCCGGCAGACGAGGGCTTCGAACTCACCGTCGTTCAGGACGCGAGCACCTGACCCCGCGACTCCCTTCTCCCCGGAGGGAACGGGGATGGTTACCACGCGACACCAAAAGATTTATAAGGTTTTCGGACTAACTAACAGTCAACGAGCCTGGGAGGCGGTATTTATTCCTTGCTTCCCCAGCGCGTCGGAGAGTCAATCATGAGCGAATCACCACCCAGCATACGGACGTCCGAGCGAACAGAGAGCGAGCGAACAGACGAGCGGGAGGAGTCGGAGGAGCTGGTCTGCCCGGAGTGTGGCGGCTCGCTCATCAGCGACGCGGAGCACGGGGAGACGGTCTGTGAGGAGTGTGGCCTGGTCGTCGAGGAAGACGAGATCGACCCCGGCCCGGAGTGGCGCGCCTTCGACTCCAGCGAGCGCGACCAGAAGTCCCGCGTCGGTGCGCCGACCACCCAGATGATGCACGACAAGGGGCTGTCCACGAACATCGGCTGGCAGGACAAGGACGCCTACGGGAATGCCCTCTCCAGCCGCCAGCGCGAAAAGATGCAGCGGCTCCGCACCTGGAACGAGCGGTTCCGCACGCGGGACTCGAAAGAACGGAACCTCAAGCAGGCACTCGGCGAGATCGACCGGATGGCCTCCGCGCTCGGCCTCCCCGAGAACGTCCGCGAGACCGCCTCGGTCATCTACCGTCGGGCCCTGGACGAAAACCTCCTGCCCGGCCGCTCCATCGAGGGCGTCTCCACGGCGGCGCTGTACGCGGCCGCCCGCCAGGCCGGCACCCCCCGCTCGCTCGACGAGATCGCCACTGTCTCCCGCGTCGAGAAGATGGAGCTGACCCGGACCTACCGCTACATCATCCGGGAGCTGAACCTGGAGATCCAGCCCGCGGACCCGAAGAGCTACGTCCCCCGCTTCGCCTCGGACCTGGACCTTTCGGAGGAGTCCGAGCGCCGCGCCCGCCAGCTACTCGACGCCGCCAAGGAGCAGGGCGTGATCAGCGGCAAGTCACCAGTCGGGCTCGCGGCCGCCGCGGTGTATGCCGCCTCGCTTCTCACCAACGAGAAGGTCACCCAGAGCGAGGTCTCGGAGGTCGCCGATATCTCCGAGGTCACCATCCGCAACCGGTACAAGGAGCTGCTGGACGCCGAGAGCGGCGTCCCGGCCTGAGGGGCGGACGCTGTAACGGGTCCGGGGCCGAGCCGTGATACTCCGGCACAACCTTTTTCCACCGTTCGCGCGTGTGAGTGTCACGCATGGAGGAAGCCTACGTTCGGTTGCTCTGTCCGGCGTGTCGCAAGGAGTGGGAGTCGGACCCGTCGGCGCTCCCGCCGGCCGAAGACGGCTTCGACTGCCCGGACTGTTCCGAGCACCGTCCGCTCTCGGAGTTTCTGCGGACGGAACACGACCTGCGGACGCTCCAGGAGCTGCGGTAGCCGGGGCTCGCCGACGTCCGACGGCTAGCCGCTGGTCGCCGACCGGGCCCCGCAGGCCTCACACCGGAGAACGACCGCCCCCTGCTCGCGGTCGAGCTGCGTGTCCGGCAGTCCACACTCCGGGCAGAGAACGTACTCCTCGGCGTAGGCCTCGATGGCCTCCCGGATCCGGCGCTGGTCGAACTCGCCGGTGAGCCGGGCGCGCTCGCTCTCGTCGATGTGGCCGCTCGTCCCGAGTTCGTCCTGGAGGAACTTGAAGACGTGTTCGGGCTCGCGCCCGAAGTCCCCACAGACCGTCCGGAAGTTCTCGAAGACGGTGACGTTCCCCTCCTGTCGCACCTCCGGGTCCGGCACCTCGAACCGGTCGCCGCTGCCCTCGATCTCCGGCGTCTCCTCGATCCCGCGCTCGAGCATCTCGTCGTAGTCCATATCGGGTCAAAACGGAGGGCAAAAAATAAGCCTGACTACGTCGGCTCGCGGCCGGTCAGGCGGTTTGCCGGTCGCCGTCGTCCTCGTGGCTCACCACCTCGGCAGGGACGCCGGCGACGGTCGCGCCCGGCGGGACGTCCTCCGTGACGAGGGAGTTCGCCGCCACACGCGCCCCCTCGCCGACGCGCACGCCCGGGAGGACGATGGCGCCCGCGCCGACCATCGCGCCCTCGCCGACGACCACCGTCCCCGTCCGGTACTCGTCGACCAGGAACTCGTGACAGAGCAGCGTCGCGTCGTAGCCGATGACGGCGTCGTCCTCGACGGTGATGAGGTCCGGCCAGAAGACGTCCGGCGTCGACTCCAGCCCCCAGGCGACCCGCTCCCCGACGGTGACGCCGAGCCGGCGCAGCAGCCACCGCTTGAGCCGGAGGCTCGGCGAGACCCGACAGACGAGGATGACCGCGTAGTTGACCATCACCCGGAGTGGGTTCCGGTGGCGGTACCAGCCCCGAAGGGAGTTGCCCGCTCCGGGGGTAGCGTGTGCCGTCACCCGCTCGTGGCGGTCGGATTCACCGGCACCAGTCTCCGGACCGGAACGGGCGCCATCGCGGTCGTGCTGGCCGCCGTCGTCCGGCTCGCTGTCGGCCCCGGGCCCGCCCTCGTCCCCGCGCGTGGCGTCGCTCACGGGCGCCCGTTGTGTCCCCGAGCTAAAGAAACCGCCCAGTCTCCGGCGACAGGCCGCGACCCTCCGTCAGTGACTGCGGGAGGCGAAACCGCTTTGCGTCGGCCGCCGTTGCGGTGAATCATATGCCGCGGGTCTGTCTGCTCGGTGCGACCGACGTCACCCTCCGGTACGAGCTGCTGTCCCGCGAGACAGCCCGCGAGGCGCTGGCGACCTACGACCTCTCGGAGCCCTACGCCAACACGGTCGCCGTCGAGACGGTCAGTCTGGGTGCCGCGGTGGCGCTGTGTAACGACCTGAACTGGTATCTCGTCCGGTTCGCCCGCGACGCGCTGGTCGAGGACCGCTCGGTCAGCGAGACGGAGTGGCTCTCCCGGGAACTGGCGACGGCCATCCGCGACGACGAGGTCGACGCCGAAGGGACGGGGCGGTATCTCCGGGTCTACGGCGTCCGGGAGCGAGAGGAGGGGGCGCCGGAGCTTCTGGACCCGATGTACGTCGCACGGACCGGCGAGACCGTCCCGGAGTACGACCTCCACGAGGTCGAGGACACGCTGCGGGTCCGTGTGACCGAAGCCGAGTTCGAGGCCTGAAGCGGCCGGGACGGCCCTCAGTCGTCGAACAGCCCCGTCGAGAGGTACCGCTCGCCGGAGTCCCAGTAGACGGTCACCACGAGCGGGCCGTCCTCGCCGCCGACCCCCGCCTCGCGCAGACGCTTTGCGACCCGTTTGGCGGCGAGATTCGACGCTCCGGAGGACTGCCCGACCAGCACCCCTTCCTCGCGGGCGAGCCGGCGACACTCCTCCTCGGCTGCCGCCAGGTTGACGGTCTCCACGTCGTCGAGCAGGTCCACGTCGAGGTTCTCGCTGACAAAGCCCGGCCCCATCCCCTGGAAGTCGTCCGCACCGGGCTCGTCGCCCGAGAGGACCGCGTTCTCCTCGGGCTCGACGGCCACGACCTCGATGTCCGGGTACTCCTCGCGGAGCCGGCGGCCGATGCCGGTGACCGTTCCCCCGGTGCCGACGCCGGCGACCAGGGCGTCGACGGTCCGGTCGCCCACCTGCTCGAGTATCTCCGGGCCCGTCGTCTCGTAGTGGGAGTCGGGGTTGGCGGGGTTCTCGAACTGGCGCATCTGGACGTACCCCTCCTGGGCGTCGAGTTCGTCCGCGCGCTCCCGGCAGTCGCTGATGTCGCCGTCGACGAGTTCGAGGTCGGCACCGTAGGCGTCCATGATCTGGCGGCGCTCGGGGGACTTCGAGGAGGGCATGATGATCGTCACGTCGTAGCCCTTCGCGGCGCCCACCATCGCCAGGCCGATGCCGGTGTTGCCGCTGGTCGGTTCGACGATCGTGTCGCCGGGAGTCAGGTCGCCGGCCTCCTCGGCCGCGGCCACCATTGCGCGGGCAGGCCGGTCCTTCGCGGACCCGCCGGGGTTGAACGACTCCACCTTCGCCGCGACGGTCGTTCCCGGGGGGCCGTCGACCCGGACCAGCGGCGAGCCGATGGCGTCGATGATGCTGTCGTGCATTACCCGGGCCTTGGCGGGCCCCCCGTTAAACCCTCCCGCCGACGGCACGGCCTGCCGGCGGCGGTAGCGGCGGGCTGGGGGAATCTTCAGCCGCGGTACGCCCGCGAACAGTATCGTCCGCCAGTCTGTGTCGGGACTCCCTCTCGATAAGACCTAATAGCTTCTAATACAAACGAATACTCAAGATGCCCATCTCGAAAGACGAGTTTCTGTCTATCGACGAGGACGGGCCGTCGCTCCCCGACCTCGCGCCGGACACCACCCAGGGTGCGGTGTATCGCTTCCTCCTCGAGCACGCCGACCAGGCATTTCGGCAGCGGGAGGTCGTCGACGCCGTCGACGTGCCCGAGGGAAGCCTCGGCCCGACGCTGAAACGTCTCGAGGAACACGGCCTCGTCGAGCACCGCGACCGGTTCTGGACGATCGCCGACGCCGAGCACGCGGTCGCGTCGGCAGGGATGCACGCCGCCGCTGCGGCTGACGACATCGACGGTGGGTTCTCCGACGACGATGTCGAGGCCTGGATGGAGACCGCCGTCGACCCCATCGAGTCACCGACCGAGCAGGACGACGAGGAGTCGTGATCCCGGATGGCTGACCGTGGTACTGTCGTCTGGGCTCCCGATCCGTTCAAAACGGACGGCGGGAACCCCCGCCCGTGGCTGGTCGTTTCCGGCGAGCGGATGCCCTATCCCGACGAGGAATCGATCGCCGTCGCGTTCACGACGCAGCCCCACCACGCGGGCAGCCTCGCCGTGCCGAGCGAGGCGTGGGTCCGTGGCGAACCAGGTCAGCAGAGCTACGTATTGCCCTGGACGGTCGCCACGCTGAAAGACAACCTCCACGTCGTCGGCCGACAAGGCTCGGTCACCGACGAGTTCACCGAACAGGTTACGACGGCCACGATCTCGTACTTGGACAGAGAGGCTGCTGACCCCGCATGATCGACGATGCAACCGGCCAGGAATCCTCAGAACGGCTGCTGCGAATCTCCCTCGAACGCTATCTCCAGAACAAGGGCAAGGATCGCGGCGGCGAACGCGGCAACGACGACTGGACCGGGATCGTCCCCGAGAACGCCGCTCGCAGCACGGGGGCAAGAGTTATTCCCGGACGCGGCCTCGCACCACACGAACCGGATGCCGGACGGACCTGTTTCCACCAGTAGACGGCGAGTGCTCACAGTCGGTGCGGGACTTGCGGCAGTTCTCGCCGGGTGTGGCAGGGCTGGAGACACGGACACGCCCGCGGCGGCGACAGCGCCGCCGGCCGAGTCGTCCCCCGTCTACATGCTGACCGACTACGACTCCGTCGGCTGGGACGCCCTGTGGACCACGGATCTGGGGCCCACCTTCGAAGAGCAAACCGAGGTGGAGGTCGACGTCAGACCGACCACGTCCACCCGGTGCTCGGCAACGAGCTGACCAGCGACTCGCCGCCCGACGTCTACACCGCAACTGCCGACGGGGCTGCCCGGCTCTCGGCCGGCGGGTTCGCCCGGCCGACGACCGCCACAGTCGAGCGAGCGGTGGCCACAAACGGCGGGCTCGTCGTCGACCCGTACAGCAGTGGCGGCGCTCCTGTCGAGGTCCCTCACGGCTACCGGGCCGACACGTTCACCTACCGCGCCGATATCTACGAGCGCCTCGGCCTGTCCGCGCCCGCGTCGTTTCAGGAGGTACTCGACAACGCCCGGGTCATCGATGACGCCGACACACCGGCGCGGGGGTACGGACTCCCGGTCGGCGGGGACGAGAGCCGGAGGGAATTTCAGGCGTATCTGGCGCGGATGGGGGTGTCGCCGGTCGGCCTCCGCTGGCAGGACCCGGACACGCGCGACGGGCTGGAGGTCCACTTCCCCGAGGATGAGGTGACGGCACTGCTGGAGTTTTTCGTCGACCTCTCTAAGTGTGCCGTCGACCCGACGACCCTCGATACGGACTCACCCCGGCCGCCGTGGTTCGAGAGTCGGCTCGCCCAGCGGCGGGGGTACAACAACGCGGTCGCCGGGGCCGAAGCGGCGGACCTGGTCGAGACGGGCGATCCCCAGCGCGAGCGGGTGGTCCAGAACACTGCCACCGCTCCGCTCCCGTACTGGGAGGCCGGGGGCGTCGACAGACGGGACTCCTGGGCAGGAACGCTGCGGCTCGACGGGCAGGTCCTCGTCCGGGACGGCCGGAACACCGACGGAGCGCGGGAGTGGCTCGGGTGGCTGTACGCCGACCGCCCGGACCGAACCGCCCAGCTGTACACGGTCGACCCGACGCGGCGACTGCCCGCCTACGAGGGCGTCTACGACGCCGAGCGGTACCGGAGTCACCAGGTCTTCCGGGTGTTTCCACACCTCTACGAGCAGGTGGGGGAGATCCGCGAGACGGTCGTCGGGGACCACTACGGCAACGTCCCGAAGGCGCGGCTCGACGACCCGATAGCACGGGCCGTCGGCGAACACGACTTCTACGGGGAGATGCTCCGGCGTGCCGTGACCGGCGAGGCCACCGTCGAAGCGGCCTACGAGTGGGGTCGAGACCGGCTGGAGCGGGCCCTCGACGACGTCCGCGAGACGTTCCGGTGAGTACATTCCGGACCCGACACGAGGGGGGAGGATTATACGGGATGCCCGCTTACTGACCGGTATGGCTCTGGAGACGATGGAACCGAACCCGGTGTGGGCCTCCGACGCCTACGCCGACACGGTCGACACCCTCGCCGAGCACCGCGGACTGGTCTACAAGGTCTGGGGCGGCGACTGGTGCAAGGACTGCCGGGCGCAGCTGCCGGATTTCGGGGCAGCCCTGAAGGAGGCAGGCATCCCGGAGGAGAACATCAGCCACCACGAGCTCGACGAGGACAAGCAGGGGCCGGGCGTCGAGGAGTACGGTATCGAGTACATCCCGACGGTCGTCGTCGAACACCGCGGCGAGGAGATCGCCCGCTTCGTCGAGGAGGAACCGGTCCCCATCGCGGTCTACCTGGCCCAGCGCATCGAGGACTACTTCGGGTGAATCCGGCGTAGAGAGTTCTCCGAATCCAGCCCCCTCCGAGTCCGGTCCCCGCCAAATCCAGTCCTCTTCAACTCCAGTCTTCCCCGAGTCTCCCCCTCCATCGGGTTCGCGCATGCCTGGGGATGCCTGGACAGACCCCCCCTCCCGCGGAGCACCTGGTTTCGCCCCAAGGTATTTGTAGTTACTCGCATTGTGAGTAACTATGAGCGAGACGCGCTCGGAGCCCGACGACCACCTCGAAGACATCGACGACGGCTGTGGCTGTGTCGAGACCTGGGAGCGGCTGAGCGAACTCCGCGACGAGTGACGCGAGGCGGCAGCCGGACGCGGCTGTGGGGTCAGTCGTCAGTCTCGCCGGCGGCCCAGGCGAGCGCGTCCGCGACGGTCTCTTTCGGCGGCGAGCAGGCGAAGGAGCGACACGCGTAGACGGCAGGCTGGCCGTCCCGTGGCCCGCGGCCGGCCCAGATTGGCGGTGCCTCGGCCAGCTCCAGCGCGTCGAGCCACCCCTGCATCCGCTCGTCGCTGCCCGGCCGCCAGGCCAGCAGGCGAGCCGGGAGATACCGGTCGGCGACAGTTTCGTGCCACTCCGCGGGCGGGTCGTCGGCCGCGAGCGTGAGTTCGAGGTGCCCCTCCGCGAGTGTGTCCGCCGCCAGCGAGAGGCTGGCGTGCTGGAGCGGGTTCGCGTCGATCCGGTCGCCGTGGGTGTTCACGACCGTCCCGGCGACAGTTGCGAAGTCGGCCTCCGCGAAGTGGTCGAGCGCCAACAGTAGTCGCGCGGCGACGCCCGCGCTGGAGGGAGTCGACTGGTCGGAGACCTCCTGCGGGCGGGCGATGAGTTCCTCGCCGCCGGCCTGCGTGAAGTAGAGCGTCCCTGCCTCCTCGTCCCAGAACCGCTCTTCGATGGCCCGCGCCAGTTCGAGCGCGAACGCGAGGTGGTCGACGTCGCCGGTCGCCTGGTACAGGTCGAGCGCCCCCTTCCCGAGGAAGGCGTAGTCCTCGAGGTACCCCTCGACGCGGACCTCGCCGTCCTTGTAACGGCGGTGGAGGTGACGCTCCCGGGAGTCCCAGCAGTGCTCGCGGACGAACCCGAGCGCGTCGGCTGCGGTGTCGGCGTAGTCCCCGTCGAGAACGAGCCCGCCCTCGGCGAGCGCGGAGACGGCGAGCCCGTTCCAGCCCGCGAGCACCTTCTCGTCGCGGGGCGGGCGGGGCCGCGTCTCGCGCGCTTCGCGGACCTGCTCGCGGGCGCGGTTCAGCCGCTCGCGGACCTCTCGCTCGTCGAGGCCGTGCTCGGCGGCCAGTTCTGCGACCGGCGTCGAGACGGTGAGCACCGTGCTGCCCTCGAAGTTGCCGGGCTCGCTCACCCCGTAGCGGTCACAGAACAGGTCGGCGTCGGCCGTGTCGGCGACGGCCTCCCGGACCTGCTCGGGCGTCCAGACGTAGAACTCCCCCTCGACGCGCTCGCCGCTCTCGTCGGCGCTCCGCGCGTCCAGCGTGCTGTAGAAGCCGCCGTCGGGGTGCTGGAGTTCGTCCTCGAGGAACGCGAAGGTCTCCTCGGCGACGGTCGCGTAGCGCTCCTCGCCGGTAGCCTGGTAGCCAGCCAGGAAGGCCCGCGGGAGTTCGGCGTTGTCGTAGAGCATCTTCTCGAAGTGGGGGACGACCCACTCCCGGTCGGTCGTGTAGCGGTGAAACCCGCCGCCGGCGTGGTCGTAGAGGCCGCCGTTGGCCATCGCGTCGAGCGTCTCCGTGGCGACGTCGAGATACTCGTCCTCGCCGGTGCGGTCGTACGCGCGCAGGAGGATGTGGAGCCGACCGGGCTGGGGGAACTTCTGGCCCCGGCCCCAGCCGCCGTGGGTCCGGTCGGCGCCGTTGACGGCGGCCTTCGCCGCCCGGTCGAGGACGCCGTCCTCGGGCGGGCTGGGCTGGTCGGGCACCTCCTCCAGCTCCCCCTCGATGGCGCGGGTCCACTTTGCGGCGCGCTCCTCGATCTCCTCGCGCTCCTCGGGGTCGGCCCAGGCGTCGCGGATGTCCCGCAGCAGCTGCTTGAAGCCGGGCTGGCCGCGCTTTGCCTCCGGCGGGAAGTAGGTCCCCACGTAGAAGGGGTCGCCCTCGGGCGTGAGCCAGACCGACAGCGGCCACCCGCCCTGGCCGGTGACCCGCTGGCAGATCGTCATGTAGATGCTGTCGACGTCGGGGCGCTCCTCGCGGTCGACCTTCACGGGGACGAAACTCTCGTTGAGCAGGTCGGCGGCCTCCTCGTCCTCGAAGCTCTCCTCGGCCATGACGTGACACCAGTGACAGGCGGCGTAGCCGATGGAGAGGAAGATCGGCACGTCCCGTTCTCTGGCGGCCTGTCTTGCCTGTTTGTCCCAGGGCTGCCAGTTGACGGGGTTGTCGGCGTGGGCCTGGAGGTACGGGCTGGCCTCCTCGTCCAGCCGGTTCCGGCTCGTCGGTGTGCTCATAGGTCGAGTAGCGGCGCCCGCCACCTAACCTCTTGGGCGAAGCCGAACGCTTTAGTCGGCGCCTGCCGCCCACTCAGGTATGACTGAGACAGTGCTGCTCGTGGGCGGGGGCGGCCGCGAACACGCCATCGCGCGGGCGGTCGCGGGAACCGAGGACGCGACGCTGTACGCCTGCGCCGGCAACCGCAATCCAGGAATCGCGGAACTCGCCGCCGGATTCGAGACGCTGGAGACGACGAACCCGACGGCCGTCACCGCCTACGCCGGGGAGGTCGGCGCGGACCTCGCCGCCGTCGGCCCGGAGGCGGCCCTTGAGGCGGGCGTCGCCGACGCGCTCGACGACGCGGGCGTCTACACGTTCGGCCCGCGGGAAGAGCAGGCCCGCATCGAGACGGACAAGGGGTTCCAGCGGCGGTTCATGCAGGAACACGATGTCCCCGGCTGCCCCGACTTCGAGGAGTTCCGAGACATGGAGGCCGCCTGCGAGTACATCGACAGCTACGACGGGGACCTCGCCGTCAAGCCAGCGGGCCTCACGGGTGGCAAGGGCGTCCGGGTCATCGGGGACCAGGTCACCGCCGAGGAGGCCAAGGAGTATCTGCGCGAGTCCGACTACGACCGGGTGGTGCTGGAGGAGCGGCTGGTCGGCGAGGAGTTCACCGTCCAGGCCTTCGTCGCCAACGGGGAGGTGCGGGTGACGCCGGCCGTCCAGGACCACAAGCGCGCCTACGAGGGCGACGAGGGCCCCAACACCGGCGGAATGGGTTCCTACAGCGACGCCGCCCTCGAACTCCCCTTCATGGACGAGGACGACTACCTCGAGGCGGTCGACGTCATCCAGGCGACGGTCGACGCCCTGGAGGGGTACAAGGGCGTGCTGTACGGCCAGTTCATGCTCACAGCCGAGGGCGTGAAGGTCGTGGAGTTCAACGCCCGCTTCGGTGACCCGGAGGCGATGAACACGCTGCCCGTACTCGAAACTGACTTCCTCGACGTGCTCGTCGCCGCCCGCGAGGGTGGCTCGCTGCCCCAGCTCTCCTTCGCCCGGCAGGCGACGGTCTGCAAGTACGCCGTCCCGGACGGCTACCCGACCGACCCGCAGGCCGGGGCAAGGGTTGCTATCGACGAGAACAGCGCCGGGGACGCGCTGCTGTTCTACGCCAGCGTCGACGAGCGCGAGGACGGCATCTACACGACCACCTCCCGCTCGTTCGCAGTGGTCGGCGTGGCCGACACCATCACCGAGGCCGAAGAGCAGGCGGAGGCGGCACTCGCCGCCGCCGGCGAGGAGGGGCTGCGGATGCGCCACGACATCGGCAAGCCCGACCTCGTCCAGCGGCGGATCGACCACATGCGGGAACTGCGCGGCGACTGACCGCGAACCTGCGTGGAGTCCGAACACGCGACCGGATCCGCGGATCCAAACGCGGATGTACCCGCTGACATAACCCGACACCGATGAGTCTCTCGGAGGAGGCCCTGGAGCGGCTGGCCGACATCGTCGAGCGCCAGCCCACCAAGAACGCCGAACTCCAGGCGGCCTGGGGGATGGACAGCGGCAGCGAGGTCCACAGCTACCTCGAGGCGGAGCTGAGCGAGTACTACTACCGCAACGACGACTCGCTGATCTGCGCGACGCCCGAGGCGGAGGCGCTGGTCACCGGCGAGGAGCTGGAAGGGCCCCGGACCGTCGACACCGACGCGTTCGGGGCGGCGGTGCTCGACGTCCTCCCCGGCCCCGAGGAGGAACCACAGAGCGTCGTCGCGACGCTGCAGGACCTCCGCGAGACGGGGCGGGACCCGCCGGTCGAGGAGGTGCGGTCCGCGCTGCACACGCTCGCCGACCGGGGGGCGGTCGAGCGCGTGCGGACGACCGTTCCGACCTTCCGGCTGGCGCTCCCGCGCGAGGACCTCGACGTCCGGGAGTGAGCGCCGGCGCGCTCGGCGTCGCCTTCGTTCCGAACGCGGCCAGCCGGACCGGCGGTCACTCCGTGCCCGGCCGCCGGCGCGAGCGCTGGCGTGCCAGGAGCCGCTTGACCCCCGCCCCGGGCCCTCCCTCCACGGGCCAGCCCCCCTGGCGCCAGGCGGGCGGTTCGGGCTCGAACTCCGGGCAGGAGCCCGCACACTCGCCGGCGGTCTGGTGGCACCCTTTCGCCGTGCAGTAGGGCCGGGCCACGTCGGGCGCGGGCCGGAGTTCGAAGTGCCGGCAGTCCGGGCGCATCGAGTCGGCGTAGCTGCGCCACCCCCGCTCGTAGGCCCGCTCGGCGATCTCGAGGCGCTTGCGGGCCTTCCAGTCCGGGTCCGCGTACTCGAAGCGGGCGGCGGAGGCGTCGTGGCTGCCGCCCCCACCGCCGGTCGGGTTCTCGAGGATGCGCGTCCCGGGCTCGCCGGCCGGGAGGCTTCGTGGCCGCCAGACGACGCGTGCGGCGTCGGCGCCGCGCTGACCCGGCGAGACGGTCAGGATCCCCGCCTCGACGGGGATGTCCTCGAGCAGCGCGGGCTCGACGCGCTCGCCGGCCTCGGCGGTCGCGACCCAGACCTCGTCGGCCAGTGCGAGCGCGACGTCGTGGCGGAGCTGGGGCCGCAACGCGCGGGCCGCGGCCGCGTCGAGGTCGGGCTTGTTCTCGACGGCGACGACCCGCTCGACCCAGTCGGGGTAGGACCGGACCCGCCGGACCTCGACCCGGCCGCTGCGTTTGCGGCGTTCCAGTATCCCGCGGCCGGCCGCCCGGTTGACTGCCTCCCGGACGTACCGCCAGGGGTAGCCCGGGTCGGGCAGCGCCTCGCGGTACCAGGCCCACTCGACAGGCGCGTGCCGGACGACGTGCAGCAGGTCGGAGTCGAGACGCCGCCGGCCGAAGGCACGGCGGGCGGCAAGTCCCTCGGGGTCACAGACGAGGACGATAGTGTCCCACCGGCGGCGGCCGGTCCCCAGCTGGCGGGCGACGAGGACCGGCCGGCTGTCGCTCCCTTCGGGGGGCCAGTGGCGCTCGGCCCACGCACAGACCTGCAGTTCGAAGCCGAACTCGCTGTCCACACGGCCCGGTCGGCGGGCCGCCGGCATGAGCGTGTCGCCGCAGGTCGCCGCGACCGGTCCTGTCGCGTGTCGCTTCCTTTTTATTCGCGAGACGGCTCTTTCCCGGTATGACCGAGCAGGACGCGGCCGACGGCGACTC
It encodes:
- a CDS encoding transcription initiation factor IIB, which encodes MSESPPSIRTSERTESERTDEREESEELVCPECGGSLISDAEHGETVCEECGLVVEEDEIDPGPEWRAFDSSERDQKSRVGAPTTQMMHDKGLSTNIGWQDKDAYGNALSSRQREKMQRLRTWNERFRTRDSKERNLKQALGEIDRMASALGLPENVRETASVIYRRALDENLLPGRSIEGVSTAALYAAARQAGTPRSLDEIATVSRVEKMELTRTYRYIIRELNLEIQPADPKSYVPRFASDLDLSEESERRARQLLDAAKEQGVISGKSPVGLAAAAVYAASLLTNEKVTQSEVSEVADISEVTIRNRYKELLDAESGVPA
- a CDS encoding DUF7836 family putative zinc-binding protein, which produces MEEAYVRLLCPACRKEWESDPSALPPAEDGFDCPDCSEHRPLSEFLRTEHDLRTLQELR
- a CDS encoding translation initiation factor IF-2 subunit beta, whose translation is MDYDEMLERGIEETPEIEGSGDRFEVPDPEVRQEGNVTVFENFRTVCGDFGREPEHVFKFLQDELGTSGHIDESERARLTGEFDQRRIREAIEAYAEEYVLCPECGLPDTQLDREQGAVVLRCEACGARSATSG
- a CDS encoding acyltransferase, with amino-acid sequence MTAHATPGAGNSLRGWYRHRNPLRVMVNYAVILVCRVSPSLRLKRWLLRRLGVTVGERVAWGLESTPDVFWPDLITVEDDAVIGYDATLLCHEFLVDEYRTGTVVVGEGAMVGAGAIVLPGVRVGEGARVAANSLVTEDVPPGATVAGVPAEVVSHEDDGDRQTA
- a CDS encoding DUF5804 family protein — its product is MPRVCLLGATDVTLRYELLSRETAREALATYDLSEPYANTVAVETVSLGAAVALCNDLNWYLVRFARDALVEDRSVSETEWLSRELATAIRDDEVDAEGTGRYLRVYGVREREEGAPELLDPMYVARTGETVPEYDLHEVEDTLRVRVTEAEFEA
- a CDS encoding PLP-dependent cysteine synthase family protein, whose protein sequence is MHDSIIDAIGSPLVRVDGPPGTTVAAKVESFNPGGSAKDRPARAMVAAAEEAGDLTPGDTIVEPTSGNTGIGLAMVGAAKGYDVTIIMPSSKSPERRQIMDAYGADLELVDGDISDCRERADELDAQEGYVQMRQFENPANPDSHYETTGPEILEQVGDRTVDALVAGVGTGGTVTGIGRRLREEYPDIEVVAVEPEENAVLSGDEPGADDFQGMGPGFVSENLDVDLLDDVETVNLAAAEEECRRLAREEGVLVGQSSGASNLAAKRVAKRLREAGVGGEDGPLVVTVYWDSGERYLSTGLFDD
- a CDS encoding MarR family transcriptional regulator, translated to MPISKDEFLSIDEDGPSLPDLAPDTTQGAVYRFLLEHADQAFRQREVVDAVDVPEGSLGPTLKRLEEHGLVEHRDRFWTIADAEHAVASAGMHAAAAADDIDGGFSDDDVEAWMETAVDPIESPTEQDDEES
- a CDS encoding type II toxin-antitoxin system PemK/MazF family toxin, with the translated sequence MADRGTVVWAPDPFKTDGGNPRPWLVVSGERMPYPDEESIAVAFTTQPHHAGSLAVPSEAWVRGEPGQQSYVLPWTVATLKDNLHVVGRQGSVTDEFTEQVTTATISYLDREAADPA
- a CDS encoding ABC transporter substrate-binding protein, producing MLGNELTSDSPPDVYTATADGAARLSAGGFARPTTATVERAVATNGGLVVDPYSSGGAPVEVPHGYRADTFTYRADIYERLGLSAPASFQEVLDNARVIDDADTPARGYGLPVGGDESRREFQAYLARMGVSPVGLRWQDPDTRDGLEVHFPEDEVTALLEFFVDLSKCAVDPTTLDTDSPRPPWFESRLAQRRGYNNAVAGAEAADLVETGDPQRERVVQNTATAPLPYWEAGGVDRRDSWAGTLRLDGQVLVRDGRNTDGAREWLGWLYADRPDRTAQLYTVDPTRRLPAYEGVYDAERYRSHQVFRVFPHLYEQVGEIRETVVGDHYGNVPKARLDDPIARAVGEHDFYGEMLRRAVTGEATVEAAYEWGRDRLERALDDVRETFR
- a CDS encoding thioredoxin family protein — translated: MALETMEPNPVWASDAYADTVDTLAEHRGLVYKVWGGDWCKDCRAQLPDFGAALKEAGIPEENISHHELDEDKQGPGVEEYGIEYIPTVVVEHRGEEIARFVEEEPVPIAVYLAQRIEDYFG